From Amycolatopsis sp. cg9, one genomic window encodes:
- a CDS encoding ATP-binding protein — protein MRGTLAGRITLVCLAVAGVAVIVAGLVAARLIRTTADNVLQSSLSAQADVVATQLDETGIGNRLGVGKVADVVRGQGISVVVRRAGGQALGEAVAVQAAGKLGLGADHSGRVTVAGSQYLVETRVVGTRGAAFALVLPARNAEATQRALVRTIALALGIGLLVAAAAGFVSGRLLGRPLRRAALAAGSLRAGRRDVRVPVQGPREVAEVAGSLNSLADALAVSESRQREFLLSVSHELRTPLTAVTGFAEAIADGVASGDDAVRAGQTIQREAARLERLVTDLLELARLGADEFRLDLASVDLAALVRDCAEVWQLRCAREDVRLSVSAPASPVPVVADARRLRQVVDGLAENALRVTPGGAPMVFALEVTASGASLSVRDGGPGLAPEDYPVAFERGVLNKRYRDRRPVGSGIGLALVHGLVTRMGGTLTAGPAPEGGAAFTMTFPLAASTATVPLRLG, from the coding sequence ATGAGGGGCACGCTCGCCGGCCGGATCACCCTGGTGTGCCTGGCGGTCGCGGGGGTCGCGGTGATCGTCGCCGGGCTGGTCGCGGCGCGGCTGATCCGGACGACGGCGGACAACGTGCTGCAGTCGTCGCTGTCCGCGCAGGCCGACGTGGTTGCGACGCAGCTCGACGAAACCGGCATCGGCAACCGCCTGGGCGTCGGCAAGGTGGCCGACGTCGTGCGCGGCCAGGGCATCTCGGTGGTGGTCCGGCGCGCGGGCGGGCAGGCGCTCGGCGAAGCGGTCGCGGTGCAGGCCGCGGGCAAGCTCGGCCTCGGCGCCGACCACTCGGGGCGCGTCACGGTGGCGGGCTCGCAGTACCTGGTCGAGACGCGGGTGGTCGGCACGCGCGGGGCGGCGTTCGCGCTGGTCCTGCCCGCCCGCAACGCCGAAGCGACGCAGCGCGCGCTGGTGCGCACCATCGCGCTGGCCCTGGGCATCGGGCTGCTGGTGGCGGCCGCGGCCGGGTTCGTGTCGGGCCGGCTCCTGGGCCGGCCCCTGCGCCGGGCCGCACTCGCCGCGGGCTCACTGCGCGCGGGACGGCGGGACGTGCGGGTGCCCGTGCAGGGCCCGCGCGAGGTGGCGGAGGTCGCGGGATCGTTGAATTCCCTGGCCGACGCCCTGGCGGTGAGCGAGTCGCGGCAGCGGGAGTTCCTGCTGTCGGTGTCCCACGAGCTGCGGACCCCGCTGACGGCGGTGACGGGCTTCGCGGAGGCGATCGCGGACGGCGTGGCGTCCGGTGACGACGCCGTGCGCGCCGGCCAGACGATCCAGCGCGAGGCAGCCCGCCTCGAACGGCTCGTGACGGACCTGCTGGAGCTGGCGCGGCTGGGTGCCGACGAGTTCCGCCTCGACCTGGCCTCGGTGGACCTGGCCGCGCTGGTTCGTGATTGTGCGGAGGTGTGGCAGCTGCGCTGCGCCCGGGAAGACGTCCGGCTGTCGGTTTCGGCGCCTGCCTCTCCGGTGCCGGTGGTCGCGGACGCCCGGCGGCTGCGTCAGGTGGTCGACGGGCTGGCGGAGAACGCGCTGCGGGTGACGCCGGGCGGCGCCCCGATGGTGTTCGCTCTCGAGGTGACCGCCTCCGGCGCTTCCCTTTCGGTGCGCGACGGCGGGCCGGGACTGGCCCCGGAGGACTACCCGGTGGCGTTCGAGCGCGGCGTGCTGAACAAGCGCTACCGCGACCGGCGGCCGGTGGGATCGGGAATCGGCCTGGCACTGGTCCACGGCCTGGTGACGCGCATGGGCGGAACGCTGACCGCGGGCCCGGCCCCCGAAGGCGGCGCGGCGTTCACGATGACGTTCCCGTTGGCAGCCTCGACCGCCACGGTTCCCCTCCGGCTGGGCTGA
- a CDS encoding tetratricopeptide repeat protein translates to MRRPRRNTARSSTPARVLGADHPDTLTSRSNLAFELMHLGRLEESEQEHRAVLDARVLVLGAEHPDTLITRNNRAALLHDLDRLDEAEREHRVVLEVRTRLLGPDHPYTRSCHADLATTLRAMGRLEEAEREVRAGLDTCVRVLGPDHHDTLFRRDLLAATLRDSGRTEEAEEHYRRLFDARTRVLGRDHADTLTSRANRAIALGELGRLREAEREHRAVLELRDRVLGPEDRSTLTSRYHLAKVVGKLGRLEEAEREHRAELEVCSRVLGPDHPDALKSRDALIAVLCELGWLAEAEREFRSAIEIRVQVLGPTSRDTVVCRVKRAALLLELGRQAEAAREYRLLGAICTRILGPDYQAVLSGPDGMSVFESRLEEADRERAGAHRTAPGQSANGLPPGS, encoded by the coding sequence ATGAGGAGGCCGAGGAGGAACACCGCGCGGTCCTCGACACCCGCCCGCGTCCTCGGCGCAGACCACCCCGACACACTCACGAGCCGCAGCAACCTCGCGTTCGAACTGATGCACCTGGGACGTCTCGAAGAATCGGAGCAGGAGCACCGCGCGGTACTCGACGCGCGGGTACTCGTCCTCGGCGCGGAACACCCGGACACGCTGATCACCCGCAACAACCGGGCGGCCCTGCTCCACGACCTCGACCGGCTCGACGAGGCCGAGCGGGAACACCGCGTCGTCCTCGAAGTGCGCACTCGGCTCCTCGGTCCTGACCACCCGTACACCCGGAGCTGTCACGCCGATCTCGCCACCACGCTCCGAGCCATGGGACGGCTGGAAGAGGCAGAGCGTGAGGTTCGTGCCGGGCTCGACACCTGCGTCCGGGTGCTGGGCCCGGACCACCACGACACGTTGTTCCGACGGGATCTGCTGGCAGCCACCTTGCGCGACTCGGGGCGGACGGAGGAAGCCGAGGAGCACTACCGAAGGCTGTTCGACGCCCGGACCCGTGTCCTCGGGCGGGACCACGCCGACACTCTGACCAGCCGCGCCAACCGGGCGATCGCCCTCGGTGAGCTGGGTCGCCTCAGGGAGGCCGAGCGGGAGCACCGTGCGGTGCTCGAACTTCGCGATCGCGTCCTCGGTCCGGAAGACCGCAGCACGTTGACCAGCCGATACCACCTCGCAAAGGTAGTCGGCAAGCTTGGTCGGCTGGAGGAAGCCGAGCGCGAACACCGTGCCGAGCTCGAGGTGTGCTCGCGGGTGCTGGGACCGGACCACCCGGATGCGCTGAAGAGCCGGGACGCGCTCATCGCCGTCTTGTGTGAACTGGGATGGCTCGCGGAGGCCGAGCGGGAGTTCCGCTCCGCGATCGAAATCCGGGTGCAGGTGCTCGGCCCCACGAGCCGCGACACCGTGGTCTGCCGGGTCAAGCGGGCAGCCCTTCTGCTCGAGCTGGGACGGCAGGCCGAGGCCGCTCGTGAATACCGGCTCCTGGGAGCGATCTGCACCCGGATCCTCGGGCCGGACTACCAAGCGGTCCTCTCGGGTCCGGACGGTATGTCGGTCTTCGAGAGCCGTCTCGAGGAGGCCGATCGCGAACGAGCCGGCGCTCACCGGACAGCTCCTGGACAGTCCGCGAACGGACTCCCGCCCGGCTCCTGA
- a CDS encoding LysR family transcriptional regulator has translation MEMLHLRYFVAVAEELNFSAAARKLHMAASPLSQRIKDLEHELGQQLFDRSTHHVTLTEAGTALLPLARDVLERVGAIPWKLAEATKPQRRTVFLGMPAGVHPDLRERVNALAGRVRDEYELKRWPGTTADLVQGVHEGKLALALARLPVTDPELEQLPVMTERLGAVVPAELFAGRDSVSLAELADFPYVASPGEIVPAYFEQLDHQLSELGVKKRIRLTNTGYSGTSEIISSGEAFSISMLDDKSPMHGYRLDNVIVLPFSDFRPQLDTGLLWRRDRTDGDLRRLVEAAKAIFAEPLTS, from the coding sequence GTGGAGATGCTGCACCTGCGCTACTTCGTCGCGGTCGCCGAGGAGCTGAACTTCTCCGCCGCCGCGCGGAAGCTGCACATGGCCGCGTCGCCGCTCAGCCAGCGGATCAAGGATCTCGAGCACGAGCTCGGGCAGCAGCTGTTCGACCGCAGCACCCACCACGTCACCCTCACCGAGGCCGGGACCGCGCTGCTGCCGCTCGCGCGGGACGTGCTCGAGCGGGTCGGCGCCATCCCGTGGAAGCTCGCCGAGGCGACCAAGCCGCAGCGGCGGACCGTTTTCCTCGGGATGCCCGCCGGCGTGCACCCCGATCTGCGGGAACGCGTCAACGCCCTCGCCGGGCGCGTCCGGGACGAATACGAGCTCAAACGCTGGCCCGGGACCACCGCCGATCTCGTGCAGGGGGTCCACGAGGGCAAGCTCGCCCTCGCGCTGGCGCGGCTGCCGGTCACCGATCCGGAGCTGGAGCAGCTGCCCGTGATGACCGAACGGCTCGGGGCCGTCGTGCCCGCCGAGCTGTTCGCCGGGCGGGACTCCGTCAGCCTGGCCGAGCTGGCCGACTTCCCCTACGTCGCCTCGCCGGGTGAAATCGTCCCCGCCTATTTCGAGCAGCTGGACCACCAATTGAGCGAACTCGGCGTCAAGAAACGCATCCGGTTGACCAACACCGGGTACAGCGGGACGTCCGAAATCATTTCCAGCGGCGAGGCGTTTTCCATTTCCATGCTCGACGACAAGTCGCCCATGCACGGCTACCGGCTCGACAACGTCATCGTGCTGCCCTTCAGCGACTTCCGGCCCCAGCTGGACACCGGCCTGCTCTGGCGGCGCGATCGCACCGACGGCGACCTGCGAAGGCTCGTCGAGGCCGCGAAAGCGATCTTCGCCGAACCCCTCACCAGCTGA
- a CDS encoding TetR/AcrR family transcriptional regulator yields the protein MRVRLLDATIDCLVEYGYAGTTTTRVADRAGVTRGAQVHHFPTKADLVTSAIRHLAAKRTEVAMAELDRLRASTDPVGDALQLMWEMHQGPVFSATVELWVASRTDPDLRRQMAVVEPIATSSLVEFGTALLPEHAEHHEFLHAVYTAMDVVRGILIASWATRDQEELEARWDRARHHLRILFTALMAPTS from the coding sequence ATGCGCGTCCGGCTGCTGGACGCGACGATCGACTGCCTCGTCGAGTACGGCTACGCGGGCACGACGACCACCCGCGTCGCCGACCGCGCCGGCGTCACGCGCGGCGCGCAGGTGCACCACTTCCCGACGAAGGCCGACCTGGTGACGTCGGCGATCCGGCACCTGGCGGCCAAGCGCACCGAGGTCGCGATGGCCGAGCTCGACCGGCTCCGCGCGTCCACCGACCCGGTCGGCGACGCGCTGCAGCTGATGTGGGAGATGCACCAGGGCCCGGTCTTTTCGGCGACGGTGGAGCTGTGGGTCGCTTCGCGCACGGACCCCGACCTGCGCCGCCAGATGGCGGTGGTCGAGCCGATCGCGACGTCCAGCCTGGTCGAGTTCGGCACGGCGCTGCTGCCGGAGCACGCCGAGCACCACGAATTCCTGCACGCGGTGTACACGGCGATGGACGTCGTGCGCGGCATCCTCATCGCCAGCTGGGCCACTCGCGACCAGGAGGAGCTGGAAGCCCGCTGGGACCGCGCGCGCCACCACCTGCGGATCCTGTTCACCGCGCTGATGGCTCCCACCAGCTGA
- a CDS encoding CaiB/BaiF CoA transferase family protein produces the protein MNSTGPLDGVRVIDLSTVVMGPYAAQILGDLGADVIKIESPADTVRVGSYRTTPGMTALNLNVNRNKRSVALNLKDETEREQALKLIDTADVLITNMRPGALSRLGLNYGDVAERNPRLVYAHAQGFRGDSPQAGNAAYDETVQASSGLVDVANRALGQPVYLPTIIGDKVSSLTIAYSVLAALVHRDKTGEGQQIEIPMTDTLLAFNLVEHLAGHTYEPAEGPTGFGLSMTKGHAAVHTKDGLACVIPYNPKNFRDFFAAAGRPELAGDPRVNGEAIDRVDNEWLTEQIAACAPALTTEEWAEVCAKHSIPMAPVLELDRAHEDPYVRDGHLLDTVEHPSEGTIRTVGIPVKFSATPGSIRRLAPLAGQDTAEVLAELV, from the coding sequence ATGAACAGCACCGGACCGCTGGACGGCGTGCGCGTGATCGACCTCTCGACCGTGGTCATGGGCCCGTACGCGGCCCAGATCCTGGGCGACCTGGGCGCCGACGTGATCAAGATCGAGTCCCCCGCGGACACGGTGCGGGTGGGCAGCTACCGGACCACGCCGGGCATGACCGCGCTGAACCTGAACGTGAACCGCAACAAGCGCAGCGTGGCCCTCAACCTCAAGGACGAGACCGAGCGCGAGCAGGCGCTCAAGCTGATCGACACCGCCGACGTGCTGATCACCAACATGCGCCCCGGCGCGCTGAGCCGGCTCGGCCTGAACTACGGCGACGTCGCCGAGCGCAACCCGCGGCTGGTCTACGCCCACGCGCAGGGCTTCCGCGGCGACTCCCCGCAGGCCGGCAACGCCGCCTACGACGAGACCGTGCAGGCCTCCTCCGGCCTGGTCGACGTGGCCAACCGCGCCCTGGGCCAGCCGGTCTACCTGCCAACGATCATCGGCGACAAGGTTTCGTCGCTGACCATCGCCTACAGCGTGCTCGCCGCGCTGGTCCACCGCGACAAGACCGGCGAGGGTCAGCAGATCGAGATCCCGATGACCGACACGCTGCTCGCGTTCAACCTGGTCGAACACCTCGCCGGGCACACCTACGAGCCGGCCGAAGGCCCCACCGGGTTCGGGCTGTCGATGACGAAGGGCCACGCCGCGGTCCACACCAAGGACGGCCTCGCCTGCGTCATCCCCTACAACCCGAAGAACTTCCGCGACTTCTTCGCCGCGGCCGGGCGCCCGGAGCTGGCCGGGGACCCGCGCGTGAACGGCGAAGCCATCGACCGCGTGGACAACGAGTGGCTGACCGAGCAGATCGCCGCCTGCGCCCCGGCGCTGACCACCGAGGAGTGGGCCGAGGTCTGCGCGAAGCACAGCATCCCGATGGCGCCGGTGCTCGAACTGGACCGCGCGCACGAGGACCCCTACGTCCGCGACGGCCACCTGCTCGACACCGTCGAGCACCCGAGCGAGGGCACCATCCGCACGGTCGGCATCCCGGTGAAGTTCTCCGCGACGCCCGGCTCGATCCGCCGCCTGGCCCCGCTGGCCGGCCAGGACACCGCCGAAGTCCTCGCCGAACTGGTCTGA
- a CDS encoding SRPBCC family protein yields MVQRISVRGRTSAPPDAVYALLRDGASWPEWSPLGSFELVRAGEGEPEGLGAIRLFRTGGIKSYEKIVALEPGRRFGYALEHGLPLRDYVAYVDLSPRDGGTEVHWHSTFTAKIPGTGWFYRRFLGRFLGRVVAGLVEAAPVAP; encoded by the coding sequence ATGGTACAAAGAATTTCCGTGCGCGGCCGGACGTCCGCTCCGCCCGACGCCGTGTACGCGCTCCTCCGTGACGGCGCGAGCTGGCCGGAGTGGTCGCCGCTGGGCTCGTTCGAGCTGGTCCGCGCGGGTGAAGGGGAGCCGGAAGGGCTCGGCGCGATCCGGCTGTTCCGGACCGGCGGCATCAAGTCGTACGAGAAGATCGTCGCGCTGGAGCCGGGCCGCCGGTTCGGCTACGCGCTGGAGCACGGCCTGCCGCTGCGGGACTACGTCGCCTACGTCGACCTTTCCCCGCGCGACGGCGGCACCGAGGTCCACTGGCACTCGACGTTCACGGCGAAGATCCCCGGCACCGGCTGGTTCTACCGGCGGTTCCTCGGGCGCTTCCTCGGGCGGGTCGTGGCGGGGCTGGTCGAGGCGGCGCCGGTGGCCCCATAA
- a CDS encoding crotonase/enoyl-CoA hydratase family protein: protein MSEVRTERIGGTLLITIDRPQARNAVDAAVAAGLAAALDELEADPTLRAGVLTGAENTFSAGMDLKAALKGESPEIPGRGFGGLTEAELGKPLIAAVEGFAMGGGFELALGCDLIVAAEDAKFGLPEVKRGLIAAGGGVIRLPKRIPHHLAMEFLLTGEPVTGRRAGELGLVNRVTPSGDAAAVALQLAERLAENAPLALAAVKKIVRAADPTAVQREEIKKLMQSADVREGMTAFAERRAPKWTGE from the coding sequence ATGAGTGAAGTACGCACCGAACGGATCGGCGGCACCCTGCTGATCACGATCGACCGCCCGCAGGCTCGCAACGCGGTCGACGCCGCCGTCGCGGCCGGGCTGGCCGCCGCCCTCGACGAGCTGGAAGCCGATCCCACGCTCCGGGCGGGCGTCCTGACCGGCGCCGAAAACACCTTCAGCGCCGGGATGGACCTCAAGGCCGCGCTCAAGGGCGAGTCCCCGGAGATCCCGGGCCGCGGGTTCGGCGGCCTGACCGAAGCCGAGCTGGGCAAGCCCCTGATCGCCGCGGTCGAAGGGTTCGCCATGGGCGGCGGGTTCGAACTGGCGCTGGGCTGCGACCTGATCGTCGCCGCCGAAGACGCGAAGTTCGGCCTCCCCGAGGTGAAGCGTGGGCTGATCGCCGCGGGCGGTGGCGTGATCCGGCTGCCGAAGCGGATCCCGCACCACCTGGCGATGGAGTTCCTGCTCACCGGCGAGCCGGTCACCGGCCGCCGCGCCGGGGAGCTGGGCCTGGTCAACCGCGTGACGCCGAGCGGTGACGCCGCCGCCGTCGCGCTGCAGCTGGCCGAGAGGCTGGCGGAGAACGCGCCGCTCGCGCTCGCCGCCGTCAAGAAGATCGTGCGTGCCGCGGATCCCACCGCCGTGCAGCGCGAAGAAATCAAGAAGCTGATGCAGTCCGCCGACGTCCGCGAAGGCATGACCGCCTTCGCCGAGCGCCGCGCTCCGAAGTGGACAGGCGAATAG
- a CDS encoding TetR/AcrR family transcriptional regulator, with translation MIEASPRDRLLAAAIDHIAHHGGAGKSLRALAAGLGTSHRMLIYHFGSKEGLLTAVAREVEARQRAALADLDPAEFWQRLTDDDLRANEKLFFQLYGQALGGTPGTTGLLDGVIDDWLGPIEALLAQYGVPEADRAAHARLGLAVARGLLLDLVTTGDRAAVDAAMERFLAMHEGLP, from the coding sequence ATGATCGAGGCAAGCCCGCGCGACCGGCTCCTGGCCGCGGCGATCGACCACATCGCCCACCACGGCGGGGCGGGCAAGAGCCTGCGGGCGCTGGCGGCCGGCCTCGGCACCAGCCACCGCATGCTGATCTACCACTTCGGCTCGAAGGAAGGCCTGCTCACGGCGGTCGCCCGCGAAGTCGAAGCCCGGCAGCGCGCCGCACTCGCCGACCTCGACCCGGCGGAGTTCTGGCAGCGACTCACCGACGACGACCTGCGCGCCAACGAGAAGCTCTTCTTCCAGCTCTACGGCCAGGCCCTCGGCGGCACCCCGGGCACCACCGGGCTCCTCGACGGCGTCATCGACGACTGGCTCGGCCCGATCGAAGCGCTGCTCGCGCAGTACGGCGTCCCCGAAGCCGACCGCGCGGCCCACGCCCGGCTCGGCCTCGCCGTCGCGCGCGGGCTGCTGCTCGACCTCGTGACGACCGGCGACCGCGCCGCCGTCGACGCGGCGATGGAACGGTTCCTGGCCATGCACGAAGGACTCCCGTGA
- a CDS encoding CocE/NonD family hydrolase, producing MRLLLGMSAALLTMTGLTPVAGAAESPPVRETAWVETGTDHDHDGKIDRVAADIARPATDGRVPVILDVSPYYACCGRGNESQKKTYEPDGGPKQFPLFYDNYFVPRGYAVVLADVGGTNRSSGCFDDVASGNAVVNWLNGRAKAFDAPEGGRPVTAGWATGDVGAIGKSQDGATAIGMAASGIEGLKTVVPIEGVADNYAQLVANGAPLATPEHTGSSFTYNERAAGLCQPFEADLKARMGTNGDYNAYWRSVNYVPEPGRASVLVAQGFGDSVVGPNQFAAYWDALGRAGVPRKAWLSQAGHVDPFDLQRSQWVATLGRWFDRWLKGVRNGVEHEPAVHLETTPDHWTDVRSWPPATAPLTVRPSAGGTLGLRGSGTATVADDPAVGREAWAAGVSAARFTGAPVPAAVRIAGSPSVTITASSDKTAARLGVALVDYGPADVRNTANYGSGTKNLTTTSCWGESRPGDSACFLDTATDLVRADHRIVAAGWADLGHHASLRHGEPLVPGRAYTMTFTLSALDHVLPAGHRLGLLLGGTDGQLFDPALPVLGDTLTFDLARTSVTLGLTKPEH from the coding sequence ATGCGCTTGCTGCTGGGGATGTCCGCCGCACTGCTCACGATGACCGGGCTGACACCCGTGGCGGGGGCGGCCGAAAGCCCGCCCGTCCGCGAGACGGCGTGGGTCGAAACCGGCACCGACCACGACCACGACGGCAAGATCGACCGCGTCGCCGCCGACATCGCCCGGCCGGCGACCGACGGCCGCGTCCCGGTGATCCTCGACGTCAGCCCGTACTACGCCTGCTGCGGCCGCGGCAACGAGTCGCAGAAGAAGACCTACGAACCGGACGGCGGCCCGAAGCAGTTCCCGCTCTTCTACGACAACTACTTCGTCCCGCGCGGCTACGCGGTGGTGCTCGCCGACGTCGGCGGGACGAACCGCTCGTCGGGGTGCTTCGACGACGTCGCGAGCGGCAACGCCGTCGTGAACTGGCTCAACGGCCGCGCGAAGGCCTTCGACGCCCCCGAAGGCGGCCGCCCGGTGACGGCGGGCTGGGCCACCGGGGACGTCGGCGCGATCGGCAAGTCCCAGGACGGCGCCACCGCGATCGGCATGGCCGCCTCCGGCATCGAGGGGCTGAAGACCGTGGTGCCGATCGAGGGCGTCGCCGACAACTACGCCCAGCTCGTGGCCAACGGCGCGCCGCTGGCCACGCCGGAGCACACCGGCTCGTCGTTCACCTACAACGAGCGCGCGGCCGGGCTGTGCCAGCCGTTCGAAGCGGACCTCAAGGCGCGGATGGGCACGAACGGCGACTACAACGCCTACTGGCGCAGCGTGAACTACGTGCCGGAACCCGGCCGCGCGAGCGTGCTCGTCGCGCAGGGGTTCGGGGACAGCGTCGTGGGGCCGAACCAGTTCGCCGCCTACTGGGACGCGCTCGGCCGCGCCGGGGTCCCGCGCAAGGCGTGGCTGAGCCAGGCCGGGCACGTCGACCCGTTCGACCTGCAGCGCTCCCAGTGGGTGGCGACGCTGGGCCGCTGGTTCGACCGCTGGCTGAAGGGCGTCCGCAACGGCGTCGAGCACGAGCCCGCCGTCCACCTCGAGACCACGCCGGACCACTGGACCGACGTCCGGAGCTGGCCGCCCGCGACGGCGCCGCTGACGGTGCGCCCGTCGGCCGGCGGCACGCTCGGGCTCCGCGGCTCGGGCACGGCCACGGTCGCCGACGACCCCGCCGTGGGCCGCGAGGCGTGGGCGGCCGGGGTCTCGGCCGCGCGGTTCACCGGCGCTCCCGTGCCCGCCGCGGTGCGGATCGCCGGGTCGCCGTCGGTGACGATCACGGCGTCGTCCGACAAGACCGCCGCGCGGCTCGGCGTCGCGCTCGTCGATTACGGCCCGGCCGACGTGCGCAACACCGCGAACTACGGCAGCGGGACCAAGAACCTGACGACGACGTCGTGCTGGGGCGAGAGCCGGCCCGGCGATTCCGCGTGCTTCCTCGACACGGCCACCGACCTGGTGCGCGCCGACCACCGGATCGTCGCCGCGGGCTGGGCGGACCTGGGGCACCACGCGTCGCTGCGCCACGGAGAGCCGCTCGTGCCGGGCCGGGCATACACCATGACGTTCACCCTCAGCGCGCTCGACCACGTCCTCCCGGCCGGGCACCGGCTCGGCCTGCTCCTCGGCGGCACCGACGGGCAGCTCTTCGACCCGGCGCTGCCGGTGCTGGGCGACACGCTGACGTTCGACCTCGCGCGGACGTCGGTCACCCTCGGCCTTACAAAGCCCGAACACTAG
- a CDS encoding response regulator: MGSPGRGLVLVVEDEAAIAELAALYLKRDGFGVHVEADGGRALDAVQRLKPVAIVLDIGLSGMDGIEICKALRAAGDWTPVLFVTARDDELDRLLGLEIGADDYLTKPFSPRELAARVRTVLRRASGATPAAETFTVGGARVDVLSRRAWAGDAEISLTSTEFDLLTHLLRHPGQVLSRDQLLSAVWGYAAAAGTRTVDVHVAQLRAKLGASSPIRTVRGIGYAADPA; the protein is encoded by the coding sequence ATGGGGTCACCGGGGCGCGGCCTCGTCCTCGTGGTCGAGGACGAGGCCGCGATCGCCGAGCTGGCGGCGCTGTACCTCAAGCGCGACGGCTTCGGGGTGCACGTCGAGGCGGACGGCGGACGGGCCCTCGACGCCGTCCAGCGGTTGAAGCCGGTCGCGATCGTGCTCGACATCGGACTGTCCGGAATGGACGGTATCGAGATCTGCAAGGCGTTGCGCGCGGCCGGGGACTGGACGCCGGTGCTGTTCGTCACCGCCCGCGACGACGAGCTGGACCGCCTGCTGGGCCTGGAGATCGGCGCGGACGACTACCTGACCAAGCCGTTCAGCCCGCGCGAGCTGGCCGCCCGGGTCCGGACGGTCCTGCGCCGCGCGTCGGGGGCGACGCCGGCCGCGGAGACGTTCACCGTCGGAGGGGCCCGGGTCGACGTGCTTTCCCGGCGAGCTTGGGCGGGTGACGCCGAAATCTCCCTGACGTCGACCGAGTTCGACCTCCTCACGCACCTGCTCCGGCACCCGGGGCAGGTGCTTTCGCGCGACCAGCTGCTCAGCGCGGTCTGGGGCTACGCCGCAGCGGCGGGCACGCGCACGGTCGACGTCCACGTGGCGCAGCTGCGGGCGAAGCTCGGGGCGTCGAGCCCGATCCGGACGGTGCGCGGCATCGGCTACGCGGCGGACCCGGCATGA
- a CDS encoding helix-turn-helix domain-containing protein, whose translation MWQPDPYDRNCPTRQLLDRIGDQWTVLIVGALKDGPLRFTEIGRRVDGISQKVLTQTLRSLVRDGILTRTAYATIPPKVEYELTPLGRNLSEPLEMLDRWARVHMSSVQDAREAYDAEHTPASA comes from the coding sequence GTGTGGCAGCCCGACCCGTACGACCGCAACTGCCCGACCCGCCAGCTGCTCGACCGCATCGGCGACCAGTGGACCGTGCTGATCGTGGGCGCACTGAAGGACGGCCCCCTCCGCTTCACGGAGATCGGCCGCCGCGTGGACGGGATCTCGCAGAAGGTCCTGACGCAGACGCTGCGCAGCCTGGTCCGCGACGGCATCCTCACCCGCACGGCGTACGCGACGATCCCGCCGAAGGTGGAGTACGAGCTGACCCCGCTGGGGCGGAACCTGTCGGAGCCGCTGGAGATGCTGGACCGGTGGGCGAGGGTGCACATGTCGTCGGTGCAGGACGCGCGTGAGGCGTACGACGCGGAGCACACCCCGGCGTCGGCGTAG
- a CDS encoding acetoacetate decarboxylase, with translation MKIDEVRRHVTTPLTAPAFAPVVPRFTNREYLNIVYRTDADALRAVVPEPLKVEEPLVRFEVMKMGDVSGYGPYTESGQAIEVSFDGERGEYLHAMYLDNFPATASGREVSAYPKTVGSPDLYVDNGVLVGTLDYGTLRVATATMGYKHHELDTREAERQITVPTFMLKTIPGYDGAPRVQELVRTEITDVVVKEAYTGPARLQLFQHVLAPLADLPVLEVVAASHIRTDLTLAPVKPVFDYLEGARS, from the coding sequence ATGAAGATCGACGAAGTCCGCCGGCACGTGACCACTCCCCTGACCGCCCCGGCGTTCGCGCCGGTGGTCCCGAGGTTCACGAACCGCGAGTACCTGAACATCGTCTACCGCACCGACGCCGACGCCCTGCGCGCGGTCGTCCCGGAGCCGCTGAAGGTCGAAGAACCCTTGGTGCGCTTCGAAGTCATGAAGATGGGCGACGTCTCCGGCTACGGCCCGTACACCGAGTCCGGCCAGGCGATCGAGGTCAGCTTCGACGGCGAGCGCGGCGAGTACCTGCACGCGATGTACCTCGACAACTTCCCCGCCACGGCGTCCGGCCGCGAGGTCAGCGCGTACCCGAAGACCGTCGGCAGCCCGGACCTCTATGTCGACAACGGTGTCCTCGTGGGCACTTTGGACTACGGGACGCTCCGGGTGGCCACCGCGACCATGGGCTACAAGCACCACGAGCTGGACACCCGCGAGGCCGAGCGGCAGATCACCGTCCCGACGTTCATGCTCAAGACGATCCCGGGCTACGACGGCGCGCCGCGCGTGCAGGAGCTGGTCCGCACCGAGATCACCGACGTCGTGGTCAAGGAGGCCTACACCGGCCCCGCGCGGCTGCAGCTGTTCCAGCACGTCCTGGCCCCGCTGGCCGACCTGCCGGTGCTGGAGGTCGTCGCCGCGAGCCACATCCGCACCGACCTGACGCTCGCCCCGGTCAAGCCGGTCTTCGACTACCTGGAAGGAGCGCGGTCATGA